A DNA window from Hydrogenophaga taeniospiralis contains the following coding sequences:
- a CDS encoding adenosylcobinamide-GDP ribazoletransferase, translating to MPLRHFLLALQFFTRIPVTGRLADWVGFSPAMLRASAAHFPGVGWVVGGLTAVVFYGLLTLLPAQPAAPWVAAVACTVFSVLLTGAFHEDGLADTADGLGGSPSRERALEIMKDSRIGSYGAVALVLAFLSKAALLALLAQAGGTLLATAGLFAAHVSSRLMPLFIIRTLPHVGDTPTSKSKPLAESIGNAGLATGLLWWALAMALVGWALPGAPWPQAVLGALLGLAWMWRLLRRRLQGFTGDGLGATQQVSELGFYLGLVLCLPATP from the coding sequence ATGCCGCTTCGCCACTTTTTGCTTGCGTTGCAGTTCTTCACCCGCATCCCGGTCACGGGGCGCCTGGCCGACTGGGTGGGCTTTTCGCCCGCCATGCTGCGCGCGAGCGCCGCGCATTTCCCGGGCGTGGGCTGGGTGGTGGGTGGGCTCACGGCGGTGGTGTTCTACGGATTGCTGACACTGCTGCCCGCCCAGCCCGCGGCGCCCTGGGTCGCGGCCGTCGCCTGCACCGTCTTCAGCGTGCTGCTCACCGGCGCATTCCATGAAGACGGGCTGGCCGACACCGCCGATGGCCTGGGCGGCAGCCCGAGCCGCGAGCGCGCGCTGGAGATCATGAAGGACTCGCGCATCGGCAGCTACGGCGCGGTGGCGCTGGTGCTGGCCTTTCTGAGCAAGGCGGCGTTGCTGGCGCTGCTGGCGCAGGCGGGCGGCACGCTGCTGGCGACGGCTGGCCTGTTCGCGGCGCACGTCAGCTCGCGCCTCATGCCGCTGTTCATCATCCGCACGCTGCCGCACGTGGGCGACACGCCCACCTCCAAGTCCAAGCCGCTGGCCGAGAGCATCGGCAATGCCGGTCTGGCCACTGGCCTGCTCTGGTGGGCGCTGGCCATGGCGCTGGTGGGCTGGGCACTGCCGGGCGCGCCCTGGCCGCAGGCGGTGCTGGGCGCATTGCTGGGCCTGGCCTGGATGTGGCGCCTGCTGCGCCGCCGGCTGCAGGGTTTCACCGGTGACGGTCTGGGCGCCACGCAGCAGGTGAGCGAGCTCGGGTTCTACCTCGGGCTGGTGCTGTGCCTGCCCGCCACGCCATGA
- the cobT gene encoding nicotinate-nucleotide--dimethylbenzimidazole phosphoribosyltransferase encodes MSYTPPAIADIAQTALAERLQHKLDNKTKPLGSLGRIEALAQRIGLILGSETPELKAPQLVVFAGDHGLAARGVSAYPSDVTWQMVENFLAGGAAVSVLARQHGIGLTVVDCGVRHDFAPRPGLVNCKVAPGTADALEGPAMSADQCQTALANGAALVRDLPGNALLLGEMGIGNTSAASMLLARLAGLAVADCTGAGTGLDAEAVQRKIGILRQVLERHPDAKDPLAALAAFGGFEIATMVGAVLQAASERRVIVVDGFIASAAVLVASHVQPNVLQRCVFAHRSGERGHALMLSHLRAEPLLDLGLRLGEGSGAAMAWPLLQSACAVLCEMASFESAGVSRQDEAPADTAPAA; translated from the coding sequence ATGTCCTACACACCACCCGCCATCGCCGACATCGCGCAAACCGCGCTCGCCGAGCGCCTGCAGCACAAGCTGGACAACAAAACCAAGCCGCTGGGCTCGCTCGGCCGCATCGAGGCCCTGGCCCAGCGCATCGGCCTGATCCTGGGCAGCGAAACGCCTGAGCTGAAAGCGCCGCAACTCGTGGTGTTCGCCGGCGACCACGGCCTGGCCGCGCGCGGCGTCTCGGCCTACCCGAGCGACGTGACCTGGCAGATGGTGGAAAACTTCCTGGCCGGCGGTGCCGCGGTGAGCGTGCTCGCGCGGCAACACGGCATCGGCCTCACGGTGGTGGACTGCGGCGTGCGGCACGACTTCGCGCCGCGGCCCGGGCTGGTGAACTGCAAGGTCGCACCGGGCACCGCCGACGCGCTCGAAGGCCCGGCCATGAGCGCCGATCAGTGCCAGACCGCCCTGGCCAACGGCGCGGCGCTGGTGCGCGATCTGCCGGGCAACGCGCTGCTGCTGGGCGAGATGGGCATCGGCAACACCTCGGCCGCCTCGATGCTGCTGGCGCGCCTGGCCGGCCTGGCCGTGGCCGACTGCACCGGTGCCGGCACCGGCCTGGACGCCGAGGCCGTGCAGCGCAAGATCGGCATCCTGCGCCAGGTGCTGGAGCGCCACCCCGATGCCAAGGACCCGCTGGCCGCGCTGGCCGCGTTCGGCGGCTTCGAGATCGCCACCATGGTGGGCGCCGTGTTGCAGGCGGCCAGCGAGCGCCGTGTGATCGTGGTGGACGGCTTCATCGCCAGCGCCGCCGTGCTCGTGGCCAGCCATGTGCAGCCCAACGTGCTGCAGCGCTGCGTGTTCGCGCATCGCTCGGGCGAACGGGGCCACGCGCTCATGCTCTCGCACCTGCGCGCCGAGCCGCTGCTCGATCTGGGCCTGCGCCTGGGCGAAGGCTCGGGCGCCGCCATGGCCTGGCCGCTGCTGCAAAGCGCCTGCGCCGTCCTGTGCGAGATGGCGAGCTTCGAGTCGGCCGGTGTGTCGCGGCAGGACGAAGCCCCGGCCGACACCGCACCCGCCGCCTGA
- a CDS encoding MerR family transcriptional regulator → MKKPATTTEPPPELLTIGVLAKRVGFAVSALRYYEEVGLIPAAMRRESGHRVYPESAQDVLILIRHCRDLGFSIDETRELVTLSTSAERDCVEARAIAQGHLTAVRAKMAELRRLERSLSRYVRACSEGCAGGPAPDCTILTDLRQGLSSSTETAGCCS, encoded by the coding sequence GTGAAAAAACCCGCAACCACCACAGAACCCCCACCCGAACTGCTGACCATTGGCGTCCTGGCCAAGCGGGTCGGCTTCGCGGTATCCGCCCTCCGGTACTACGAGGAAGTGGGCTTGATACCGGCGGCCATGCGCCGCGAGAGCGGTCATCGTGTCTACCCGGAGTCGGCGCAAGACGTGCTCATCCTCATCCGGCACTGCCGCGACCTGGGCTTTTCCATCGATGAGACCCGCGAGCTCGTCACGCTGTCGACCAGTGCCGAACGCGACTGCGTGGAGGCACGCGCGATTGCCCAGGGGCATCTCACAGCCGTGCGGGCCAAGATGGCGGAGTTGCGCCGCCTGGAGCGAAGTCTGTCGCGTTATGTCCGGGCCTGCAGCGAGGGCTGTGCCGGTGGCCCCGCGCCCGACTGCACCATCCTGACCGACCTTCGCCAAGGCCTGTCATCGTCGACCGAGACAGCCGGGTGCTGCTCGTAA
- a CDS encoding aminotransferase class I/II-fold pyridoxal phosphate-dependent enzyme produces MTHPHGGPDAMGVPRWDFSTNANACGPSPMALAAVRQADAAHYPDPQHTALREALAGFHGVAVERIVIAASASEFIARISASVARAGGQRAWWPALAYGDYAHAAQAWGLQRVNDPAQVDLLWLCEPSSPLGSAEAMASAVAQQGGVIVIDRAYEPLRLSGRSSLGAEALDRLWQLWTPNKALGLTGVRGAYAIAPVQSQELARALERLAPSWPLGAHGVAMLRAWVRADTQQWLTESLVSLRDWKAQQMALLAGLGWTCLPSEANYFCARAPVALDTPALRAQGIKLRDTTSLGLPDHWRLGVRSPAAQAALRDALQRATLRCVEVSA; encoded by the coding sequence ATGACACATCCACACGGCGGCCCCGACGCGATGGGCGTGCCCCGCTGGGACTTTTCCACCAACGCCAACGCCTGCGGGCCAAGCCCCATGGCGCTGGCCGCGGTGCGGCAGGCCGACGCGGCGCATTACCCCGACCCGCAGCACACGGCGTTGCGCGAGGCGCTGGCCGGGTTCCACGGCGTCGCGGTCGAACGCATCGTGATCGCGGCCAGCGCCAGTGAGTTCATCGCCCGCATCAGCGCCAGTGTGGCCCGCGCGGGCGGGCAGCGCGCCTGGTGGCCTGCGCTCGCTTACGGCGACTACGCGCATGCCGCGCAGGCCTGGGGTCTGCAGCGGGTGAACGATCCCGCGCAGGTCGACCTGCTGTGGCTGTGCGAACCGTCGAGCCCGCTGGGCAGCGCCGAAGCCATGGCGAGCGCCGTGGCGCAGCAGGGCGGTGTGATCGTGATCGACCGCGCCTACGAGCCGCTGCGCCTGTCCGGCCGCAGCAGCCTGGGTGCCGAGGCGCTGGACCGCCTCTGGCAGCTCTGGACGCCCAACAAGGCGCTCGGCCTCACGGGGGTGCGCGGCGCCTACGCCATCGCGCCGGTGCAGAGCCAGGAGCTGGCGCGCGCGCTGGAGCGGCTGGCGCCGTCCTGGCCGCTGGGCGCGCATGGCGTGGCGATGCTGCGGGCGTGGGTGCGGGCCGATACACAACAATGGCTGACCGAGAGCCTGGTGAGCCTGCGTGACTGGAAAGCGCAGCAGATGGCCCTGTTGGCCGGGCTGGGCTGGACCTGCCTGCCCAGCGAGGCCAACTACTTCTGCGCCCGCGCACCCGTAGCCCTGGATACACCGGCCCTGCGTGCCCAGGGCATCAAGTTGCGCGACACGACCTCGCTCGGCCTGCCCGACCACTGGCGCCTGGGTGTGCGGTCGCCCGCCGCGCAGGCGGCCCTGCGCGATGCCTTGCAGCGCGCCACGCTGCGCTGCGTGGAGGTGTCCGCATGA
- the nth gene encoding endonuclease III, translating into MKPAAIEAFFATLQAANPHPVTELEYTSVFELLTAVLLSAQATDVGVNKATRKLFPVANTPQKILALGQEGLESYIKTIGLYRSKAKHLMETCRILVERHGGEVPRTREALEALPGVGRKTANVVLNVAFGQPTMAVDTHIFRVSNRTGLAPGKTPLAVEQQLMKRVPPAYAVDSHHWLILLGRYVCQARKPLCHQCAVSAYCDFKPKTLG; encoded by the coding sequence ATGAAACCCGCCGCCATCGAAGCCTTCTTCGCCACCCTGCAGGCCGCCAACCCACACCCTGTGACCGAGCTCGAATACACCAGCGTGTTCGAGCTGCTGACCGCCGTGCTGCTCTCGGCCCAGGCCACGGACGTGGGCGTGAACAAGGCAACGCGCAAGCTGTTCCCGGTGGCGAACACACCGCAGAAAATTCTGGCCCTCGGGCAGGAGGGCCTGGAGTCGTACATCAAGACCATCGGCCTGTACCGCAGCAAGGCCAAGCACCTGATGGAAACCTGCCGCATCCTGGTGGAGCGCCACGGTGGCGAGGTGCCGCGCACGCGCGAGGCGCTGGAGGCCCTGCCCGGCGTGGGCCGCAAGACCGCCAACGTGGTGCTCAACGTGGCTTTCGGCCAGCCCACCATGGCGGTGGACACGCACATCTTCCGCGTCAGCAACCGCACCGGCCTGGCCCCGGGCAAAACGCCGCTGGCGGTGGAGCAGCAGCTGATGAAACGCGTGCCGCCCGCCTACGCGGTGGACTCGCACCACTGGCTGATCCTGCTCGGGCGTTATGTGTGCCAGGCGCGCAAGCCGCTGTGCCACCAATGCGCGGTGTCGGCGTACTGCGATTTCAAGCCGAAGACGCTGGGCTGA
- a CDS encoding histidine phosphatase family protein produces MTLWLLRHAPVVLDAGRCYGATDVPANLALTSQAARSMAALLPEGAPLWVSGLQRAQQLARELHTLRPDLGAPATDTRLNEMNFGRWELKRWDAIPRQAFDVWLADFAHHRFGGAESVQQLIDRVAVALAAVRLKQQGQAVWVTHAGVIRAVQYLVAHGSAPISDVDQWPREAPAPGGHLCLTL; encoded by the coding sequence ATGACGCTCTGGCTGTTGCGCCACGCGCCGGTGGTGCTCGACGCCGGGCGCTGCTACGGCGCCACCGACGTGCCCGCGAACCTAGCGCTCACGAGCCAGGCCGCGCGGTCGATGGCGGCGCTGCTGCCCGAGGGCGCGCCGCTGTGGGTCTCGGGCCTGCAGCGCGCCCAGCAGCTCGCGCGTGAATTGCACACACTGCGGCCCGACCTGGGCGCGCCCGCCACCGACACGCGGCTGAACGAAATGAACTTCGGTCGCTGGGAGCTCAAGCGCTGGGATGCCATCCCGCGCCAGGCCTTTGACGTCTGGTTGGCCGATTTCGCGCACCACCGCTTTGGCGGCGCCGAGAGCGTGCAGCAGCTGATCGACCGGGTGGCCGTGGCGCTGGCGGCGGTGCGCTTGAAACAGCAGGGCCAGGCCGTCTGGGTGACCCACGCGGGCGTGATCCGCGCCGTGCAGTACTTGGTGGCCCATGGCAGCGCGCCGATCAGCGACGTGGACCAGTGGCCCCGCGAGGCGCCAGCGCCTGGGGGTCATCTGTGCCTGACGCTGTGA
- a CDS encoding DUF445 domain-containing protein — translation MKSPSPRPPASLARMKALALGLLLFAALVYVLATLLGPRHLAWGYVAAAAEAAMVGALADWFAVVALFRHPLGLPIPHTAIIAANKDRLGAQLARFLGEHFLTAEHVRPTLARWDLSLEAGQWLTRPESAQRVGEWLRQATPAILSALDQAPVRQWVARLAQRLLREVDLSALGGQALGALTEHGHHQQWLNGLLQQLSSWAGQDAVQERLTDAIARELKELKYVGLDQVAARLATRKLVAALTRTLAEVAQDPDHELRHRFDGWMADAIERLQHDADWRARVALWRDAWLAQPAWSAPIEAWWRALLGHLSEEAMKPETALAERIAGVVQTVGQQLLADEALRGWINAQAQHVLLRALDGSRESIVGFVAQRVQAWDAQEMSRVLENNIGRDLQFIRINGTLVGALVGLVLHALTQLVL, via the coding sequence ATGAAGAGCCCGTCGCCACGCCCTCCCGCCAGCCTGGCCCGCATGAAAGCGCTGGCCCTGGGCCTGCTGCTGTTCGCCGCCCTGGTGTATGTGCTGGCCACGCTGCTGGGGCCGCGCCACCTGGCCTGGGGTTACGTGGCGGCCGCGGCCGAGGCGGCCATGGTGGGGGCGTTGGCCGACTGGTTCGCGGTGGTCGCGCTGTTCCGCCACCCGCTGGGTCTGCCCATTCCCCACACGGCCATCATTGCCGCCAACAAGGACCGCCTGGGCGCGCAGCTGGCGCGTTTTCTGGGCGAACATTTCCTGACCGCCGAACACGTGCGGCCCACGCTGGCGCGCTGGGACCTGAGCCTGGAGGCCGGCCAGTGGCTGACCCGGCCCGAGTCGGCGCAGCGCGTGGGCGAGTGGCTGCGGCAGGCCACGCCGGCCATCCTGTCCGCGCTCGACCAGGCGCCCGTGCGCCAATGGGTGGCGCGGCTTGCGCAGCGCCTGCTGCGCGAGGTGGACCTATCGGCGCTCGGTGGCCAGGCGCTGGGCGCGCTCACCGAACACGGCCACCACCAGCAGTGGCTCAACGGCCTGCTCCAGCAGCTCTCGAGCTGGGCCGGGCAGGACGCCGTGCAGGAGCGGCTCACGGACGCCATCGCGCGCGAACTCAAGGAGCTCAAATACGTCGGGCTCGACCAGGTGGCCGCTCGCCTGGCCACGCGCAAGCTGGTGGCCGCGCTCACCCGCACGCTTGCCGAGGTGGCGCAGGACCCCGATCACGAGCTGCGCCACCGCTTCGACGGCTGGATGGCCGATGCCATCGAGCGCCTGCAGCACGACGCCGACTGGCGTGCCCGTGTGGCGCTCTGGCGCGATGCCTGGTTGGCCCAGCCGGCTTGGAGCGCCCCCATCGAGGCCTGGTGGCGCGCACTCCTGGGCCACCTGAGCGAGGAGGCCATGAAGCCCGAGACCGCGCTGGCCGAGCGCATCGCCGGCGTGGTGCAGACCGTGGGGCAGCAGTTGCTGGCCGACGAGGCGCTGCGTGGCTGGATCAACGCCCAGGCACAACACGTCTTGCTGCGAGCGCTGGACGGCAGCCGCGAGAGCATCGTCGGCTTCGTGGCGCAGCGGGTGCAAGCCTGGGACGCTCAGGAGATGAGCCGCGTGCTCGAAAACAACATCGGCCGCGATCTGCAGTTCATCCGCATCAACGGCACGCTCGTGGGGGCGCTGGTGGGGCTGGTGCTGCATGCGCTCACGCAGCTGGTGTTGTAA
- a CDS encoding cobyric acid synthase, translated as MTAVCVMVLGTTSGAGKSWLTTALCRHYARQGLKVVPFKAQNMSNNARVVLGPQAETAPTEGSDPRGRWSVGAEAFTAGPPQGETAPSGGSDPRERWSVGAEIGSAQYFQSLAANAEPDVRMNPLLLKPEADTHSQVVLMGQVSQALSEMPWRGRSLHVWPQIAAALDALRAENDVVVIEGAGSPAEINLHGSDIVNMRVALHAQARCLLVTDIDRGGAFAHLYGTWALLPADEQALIRGFVLNKFRGDAALLAPAPRMLQDLTGVPVVATLPMWWQHGLPEEDGVFDDRTLACGAVRKTIAVIAWPRISNLDEFQPLKNVPGLRLVWARTPADCVGADWIVLPGSKSTAADLAWLRAQGLDRAVAAHAAQGGAVLGVCGGLQVLGEALIDPHGIDGNAPGLGLLPLVTRFDLQKTVRHTESRFGALTGPWAPLSGVTAAGYEIHHGQTTQHPAMAAKGDVAREVLPGLGWQNAAGNVLGVYLHGLFEDPRVLHALFGATAPTLETVFDGLADFMESHFEPGVLDQLIQP; from the coding sequence ATGACCGCCGTCTGCGTGATGGTGCTCGGCACCACCAGCGGCGCGGGCAAGAGCTGGCTGACCACGGCGCTGTGCCGCCACTACGCGCGCCAGGGGCTGAAAGTTGTCCCGTTCAAGGCGCAGAACATGAGCAACAACGCTCGGGTGGTGCTGGGGCCCCAAGCTGAAACAGCCCCCACGGAGGGCAGCGATCCGCGTGGGCGGTGGAGCGTGGGGGCGGAAGCGTTCACCGCCGGGCCGCCCCAAGGTGAAACAGCCCCCTCGGGGGGCAGCGACCCGCGTGAGCGGTGGAGCGTGGGGGCCGAAATCGGTTCTGCGCAGTACTTCCAGTCGCTCGCTGCCAACGCCGAGCCCGACGTGCGCATGAACCCGCTGCTGCTCAAGCCCGAGGCCGATACGCACAGCCAGGTGGTGCTGATGGGGCAGGTGAGCCAGGCGCTGTCGGAGATGCCGTGGCGCGGTCGCAGTCTGCACGTCTGGCCCCAGATCGCCGCCGCGCTGGATGCGCTGCGTGCCGAGAACGACGTGGTGGTGATTGAGGGTGCGGGCTCGCCGGCCGAGATCAACCTGCACGGCAGCGACATCGTCAACATGCGGGTGGCGCTGCACGCGCAGGCGCGCTGCCTGCTGGTGACCGACATCGACCGCGGTGGGGCCTTCGCCCACCTTTACGGCACCTGGGCGCTGCTGCCGGCCGACGAGCAGGCGCTGATCCGCGGCTTTGTGCTCAACAAGTTCCGTGGCGACGCCGCGCTGCTCGCGCCCGCGCCGCGGATGCTGCAGGACCTGACCGGCGTGCCGGTGGTTGCCACGCTGCCGATGTGGTGGCAACACGGCCTGCCCGAAGAGGACGGCGTTTTCGATGACCGCACCCTCGCTTGCGGCGCGGTGCGGAAAACGATTGCCGTGATCGCCTGGCCGCGCATCAGCAACCTCGACGAGTTCCAGCCGCTGAAGAACGTGCCCGGCCTGCGCCTGGTCTGGGCGCGCACGCCGGCCGATTGTGTGGGCGCCGACTGGATCGTGCTGCCGGGCTCCAAGTCCACGGCGGCCGATCTGGCCTGGCTGCGCGCGCAGGGGCTGGACCGCGCCGTGGCCGCGCACGCCGCGCAGGGCGGGGCGGTGCTGGGCGTGTGCGGTGGGCTGCAGGTGTTGGGCGAGGCGCTGATCGACCCGCATGGCATCGACGGCAACGCGCCCGGCCTGGGCCTGCTGCCGCTGGTGACGCGCTTTGACCTGCAAAAAACCGTGCGCCACACCGAGTCCCGGTTTGGCGCGCTCACCGGCCCCTGGGCCCCGCTCTCGGGCGTGACCGCGGCGGGCTACGAAATCCACCACGGGCAGACCACCCAACACCCGGCCATGGCCGCCAAGGGCGACGTGGCGCGCGAGGTGTTGCCCGGCCTGGGCTGGCAGAACGCCGCTGGCAACGTGCTCGGCGTGTACCTGCACGGCCTGTTCGAAGACCCGCGCGTGCTGCACGCGCTGTTTGGGGCCACCGCGCCCACGCTGGAGACCGTGTTCGACGGCCTGGCCGATTTCATGGAATCCCATTTCGAGCCCGGCGTGCTCGACCAACTCATCCAACCCTGA
- the cbiB gene encoding adenosylcobinamide-phosphate synthase CbiB, translated as MAELAALPTWTVMAFAIGVALFIDRCWGEPPPRWHPVVWMGHYLGALGRRIAPVMGGPAAGAARPFVAGALAWAFGALLVVVIAFAATRAVSGGPLWLQALLLGVLLKPMLAWRMLRDEVRAVETALGESTEAGRARLAWLVSRDVAPLCEREVRESAIETLAENLNDSVVAPLFWFAVAGLPGAALYRFANTADAMWGYRGERQGRDWSWAGKWAARADDVLSWLPARITAALLGLLGLLGAAGTLRQLPAQAGLTPSPNSGWPMAAMALALDVRLGKPGVYTLHPQGRGALPADTAQALRLAGRVVFTCALLAAAWAAAGFWSLFR; from the coding sequence ATGGCCGAGCTGGCAGCGCTGCCGACCTGGACCGTGATGGCCTTCGCCATCGGGGTGGCGCTGTTCATCGACCGCTGCTGGGGCGAGCCACCACCCCGCTGGCACCCGGTGGTGTGGATGGGCCACTACCTCGGGGCGCTGGGTCGGCGCATCGCACCGGTGATGGGCGGGCCGGCGGCCGGTGCGGCGAGGCCGTTCGTGGCGGGCGCGCTGGCTTGGGCCTTTGGGGCGCTGCTGGTGGTGGTGATCGCTTTCGCGGCGACCCGGGCCGTGAGCGGAGGGCCGCTGTGGTTGCAGGCGTTGCTGCTGGGGGTGTTGCTCAAGCCGATGCTGGCCTGGCGCATGCTGCGCGACGAGGTGCGCGCGGTGGAGACGGCGCTGGGCGAGTCCACCGAGGCGGGGCGCGCGCGCCTGGCCTGGCTGGTCAGCCGCGACGTGGCGCCGCTCTGCGAGCGCGAGGTGCGCGAAAGTGCCATCGAGACCCTGGCGGAAAACCTCAACGACTCGGTCGTGGCACCGCTGTTCTGGTTTGCCGTGGCCGGCCTGCCCGGCGCGGCGCTGTACCGCTTCGCCAACACGGCCGATGCTATGTGGGGCTACCGCGGCGAGCGCCAGGGCCGCGACTGGAGCTGGGCCGGCAAGTGGGCGGCGCGGGCCGACGATGTGTTGTCTTGGCTGCCCGCGCGCATCACGGCCGCATTGCTGGGTCTGCTGGGTCTGCTGGGTGCGGCGGGCACGCTGCGGCAGTTGCCGGCGCAGGCGGGCCTGACGCCCTCACCCAACAGCGGCTGGCCCATGGCCGCCATGGCGCTGGCGCTGGACGTGCGCCTGGGCAAACCCGGTGTCTACACCTTGCATCCCCAAGGGCGCGGCGCACTGCCGGCCGACACCGCGCAGGCCTTGCGGCTGGCGGGCCGTGTGGTGTTCACTTGTGCCCTGTTGGCCGCGGCGTGGGCAGCGGCGGGTTTCTGGAGCCTGTTCCGATGA
- the bioF gene encoding 8-amino-7-oxononanoate synthase — protein sequence MSWLNEFDDRLAALDAQALRRVRRAVVPEQGARLNVDGVSLLAFCSNDYLGLAQDPLLRQAVHAAVDRYGVGSGASPMVSGHSVANAALERELAEAVGLPRALYFYAGYATNASTVPALVGEGDALFSDALNHACLIDGARLSKATVHRYPHGDLARLAALLAASPARRKLVISDAVFSMDGDVADITGLHALCERHDALLLLDDAHGFGVLGPQGRGALAAAGLTGAGASPRVLYMATLGKALGVAGAFVAGPEPLVEWLLQKTRSYTYATAAPALLAEAVRAGLRCVLGADGERRRQHLAALIAQLREGLAPGANVAVDAAGWTLMPSHTAIQPLVIGDNEAALTVMAALREQGIWVPAIRPPTVPAGTARLRIALSAAHQAEDVDALLGALRAAAAGLSAGRAEEAGQHRVAVAALEA from the coding sequence ATGAGCTGGTTGAACGAATTCGATGACCGCCTGGCCGCGCTGGACGCGCAGGCGCTGCGCCGCGTGCGCCGAGCCGTGGTGCCCGAGCAGGGCGCCCGCCTCAACGTGGACGGCGTGTCGCTGCTGGCCTTCTGCAGCAACGACTACCTGGGCCTCGCGCAAGACCCGCTGTTGCGACAGGCGGTGCACGCTGCGGTGGACCGCTACGGCGTGGGTTCCGGTGCCTCGCCCATGGTGAGCGGTCACAGCGTGGCCAACGCGGCGCTGGAGCGCGAGCTGGCCGAGGCCGTGGGCCTGCCGCGCGCGCTGTATTTCTACGCCGGCTACGCCACCAACGCCAGCACCGTGCCGGCCTTGGTGGGCGAGGGCGATGCGCTGTTTTCCGACGCGCTGAACCACGCCTGCCTGATCGACGGCGCGCGCCTGTCCAAGGCCACGGTGCACCGCTACCCCCATGGCGACCTGGCCCGGCTCGCCGCCTTGCTGGCCGCCAGCCCGGCGCGCCGCAAGCTGGTGATCAGCGACGCGGTGTTCAGCATGGACGGCGACGTGGCCGACATCACTGGCCTTCACGCGCTGTGCGAGCGGCACGACGCCTTGCTGCTGCTGGACGACGCGCACGGCTTCGGCGTGCTGGGGCCGCAGGGGAGGGGCGCACTGGCCGCCGCCGGCCTCACCGGCGCGGGTGCCTCGCCGCGTGTGCTCTACATGGCCACGCTGGGCAAGGCGCTGGGCGTGGCGGGGGCGTTTGTCGCCGGACCCGAGCCCCTAGTGGAGTGGTTGCTGCAGAAGACCCGCAGCTACACCTACGCCACCGCCGCGCCGGCCTTGCTGGCCGAGGCCGTGCGCGCCGGCCTGCGCTGTGTGCTCGGCGCCGACGGCGAGCGCCGGCGGCAGCACCTGGCCGCGCTGATTGCCCAACTGCGCGAAGGCCTCGCGCCCGGCGCCAACGTGGCGGTGGACGCCGCCGGCTGGACCCTGATGCCCTCGCACACCGCGATCCAGCCCCTGGTGATCGGTGACAACGAAGCCGCGCTGACCGTGATGGCCGCGCTGCGCGAGCAGGGCATCTGGGTGCCCGCGATCCGCCCGCCCACGGTGCCGGCGGGCACCGCGCGGCTGCGCATCGCGCTGTCGGCCGCGCACCAGGCCGAGGACGTGGACGCCCTGCTGGGCGCGCTGCGGGCCGCTGCGGCCGGTTTGAGCGCGGGCCGCGCCGAAGAGGCGGGCCAGCACCGCGTGGCCGTGGCTGCGTTGGAGGCTTGA